Proteins from a genomic interval of Buteo buteo unplaced genomic scaffold, bButBut1.hap1.1 HAP1_SCAFFOLD_55, whole genome shotgun sequence:
- the LOC142027771 gene encoding maestro heat-like repeat-containing protein family member 2B, with the protein MAFAWRSSVSIRGILLPMRRMRALRALCSCVRSQSRPARSEDRGGVTGTVPAAVTTFVAVGTSLLKRLQDHEGDRVETYRELESVLWGDDGCLTSGVVNRLIAEALSDMRAAQGVTGDVKMAASDVLVALARSHFHFVMSELQSHLKAMRKVPDEIVLLTLGKMARSYALRCIPFVGMTLLALRTVLTQVGSGEVLHAICSVLEQWSKGVSTYLCSWEQCPFPRKGVAQFCEAIYPVFRYVVANWLDCKEEEDKQAVLGAVAAMLGVLLHEEQHREQTWEQLLWLLQQYQEVRDNSRLTESLSYVLEILEGVQTPMPQGTALAISTAVRRQLPDVTEEAGPAQKAVLSRCIMLQARMRPEETGMFLHSQLSGGSEAGRVAALGLLGALARADAPAVREKLPQLVEAMRALCSDPSAQVRRAVLEFSRELLSSGSQSCWPWDVVGHIFSEFSRTSGTLVAGGLFAWENPEDGAIRALCLDIVGSLDVTLRGMTKLLWPRLLQYVVPAQYSGMLIPLSRCLRALVERRERAGCEEEEPDAMDSQEQGRSPSECCCWVWPGVRPARVSLRPTSPEQEPRKSKGQRQALLLGTRGSALRGPLPGAEAWLSCSQRSPGEPGLAPGHAGAAFISCWAALGSPPASAIAAQLLSALSPVWGYRRREARRLTQPFCLPTARLPAPQALLARLLVVAAAPYPSRERAVAALQLLQALHGRIHRGLGAAWATEIPLLLQYLEGRTESSLASAEWERRVLKFLRASLEPVEDKAWTVGLSQELSQRLGSSAAGSWEELFLYKALGTVLAACQDLRHVQGQVLRFLQETNPVELSEAKGMISVVSHAAESHFHLVLGTVTMFSAAFTRDWSRQASTGWEVQRRQKMERTRTIRAALMRTYSGIALHAPKEQLLTCVDKEIMGNILRLSRDKERDLQLKLALVQSITEVSCAIQAVGDCGSFELSLKQEAMRTLLDWIKREPWDSLVYGVFQALEELSKLRPPLSRKENGNLLAVCCQSVLSHPSEEQMKKGRKSVRAAVNMELLHRRGMEDLGHLIETLLEAEATSACFCKVFHVLKGWLTSAKEWERERALRVCTHVLGACKERCELTRGCPYKQFGSLVGLLGSLTSDCLDTCHQRAWVCLGYLLQMQAKSMKVPQADEIRCLCEELNSPDTETFAETCTQITKAVCRCIPAAQAVDFLTAILDSLLHVMPPRARAVRKWVFIFLVECREEIVQEVPKILNTLYSYMQQSTHRPFLLRAVFLLTRFHQEPVISSLLQKSLLMDSDTVELWRSLGRSILGIQILRCLVEKLNRAGNDRLGTDSSPCEQHSCQTPLETLTAGEPGWWEKAFPEQVVLGHVSLQITRAISEVVFALRSTEELRRLLPHLLPSLLRWASEMLGGERQLLLMTSWKQLHVEKPCRIFLSAIKLVLGKCMAQKWTQLLEIWGVWARLEVPVAHPEGVRLLTSVLLNAGVVSPCLVKNLLPWLNSCSVQLRMTATAFFAEISRDRRTTGTSERGRH; encoded by the exons GGTGACCGAGTGGAGACGTACCGGGAGCTGGAGAGCGTCTTGTGGGGAGACGACGGCTGTTTGACGAGTGGCGTTGTGAACCGCCTGATAGCAGAGGCGTTGAGTGACATGCGAGCAGCCCAG GGTGTGACAGGTGACGTGAAGATGGCCGCTAGTGACGTCCTGGTAGCTCTGGCCCGCTCCCACTTCCACTTTGTCATGTCCGAGCTCCAGAGCCACCTGAAGGCCATGAGGAAGGTCCCTGATGAGATTGTGCTCCTCACCTTGGGCAAAATGGCCCGCAGCTATG ccctgcggTGCATCCCCTTTGTGGGAATGACGCTGCTCGCCCTGCGCACCGTGCTGACCCAGGTGGGGAGCGGCGAGGTCCTGCATGCCATCTGCAGTG TCCTGGAGCAATGGTCGAAAGGAGTCAGTACATacctctgcagctgggagcaatgcCCCTTCCCTCGCAAGGGGGTAGCACAGTTCTGTGAAGCCATTTACCCGGTCTTCCGCTATGTGGTGGCAAATTGGCTGGactgcaaggaggaagag gACAAGCAGGCTGTCCTCGGGGCAGTGGCTGCCATGCTGGGGGTCCTTCTGCATGAGGAGCAGCACCGAGAGCAGAcctgggagcagctcctctggctcCTGCAGCAATACCAGGAGGTCCGAGACAACTCCCGGCTCACCGAG AGCCTCAGCTATGTCCTGGAGATCCTGGAGGGAGTTCAGACCCCAATGCCGCAGGGCACGGCTCTTGCCATCAGCACCGCTGTGCGCCGCCAG CTCCCTGATGTGACCGAGGAGGCTGGCCCTGCCCAGAAGGCAGTGCTGTCCCGCTGCATCATGCTGCAGG CACGAATGCGCCCCGAGGAGACAGGCATGTTTCTGCACTCCCAGCTGAGCGGTGGGAGTGAGGCCGGTCGCGTGGCAGCCCTGGGCCTGCTGGGAGCGCTGGCCCGCGCTGACG CACCTGCGGTGAGAGAGaagctgccccagctggtggAGGCCATGCGCGCCTTGTGCAGTGACCCCAGTGCCCAG GTGCGGAGGGCAGTTCTGGAgttcagcagggagctgctcagctccggatcccagagctgctggccatggGATGTGGTGGGGCACATCTTCAGCGAGTTCAGCCGGACCTCGGGCACACTG GTGGCAGGAGGCCTTTTTGCCTGGGAAAACCCAGAGGATGGAGCAATTCGAGCCCTGTGCCTGGACATCGTGGGCTCACTGGACGTCACTCTGAGAGGGATGACCAAA ctcctgtggccGAGGCTGCTGCAGTACGTGGTGCCAGCCCAGTACAGCGGCATGCTGATCCCGCTCTCCCGCTGCCTCCGAGCCCTGGTTGAGAGACGGGAGAGAGCGGGgtgcgaggaggaggagccggATGCCATGGACTCCCAGGAGCAAGGTAGGAGCCCCAgcgagtgctgctgctgggtttggccAGGGGTCAGGCCAGCCCGCGTCTCCCTGCGCCCCACCAGCCCTGAGCAGGagcccaggaaaagcaaagggcagagacaggctctgctgctgggcacgaggggctctgccctgcgtgGCCCCTTGCCCGGCGCAGAGGCCTGGCTCTCCTGCTCGCAGCGCTCTCCTGGTGAGCCGGGGCTCGCTCCTGGCCATGCTGGAGCTGCCTTCATCtcctgctgggcagccctggggagccccccAGCCAGCGCTATTGCAGCGCAGCTGCTCTCAGCCCTCAGCCCTGTGTGGGGCTATCGGAGGCGTGAGGCTCGTCGGCTCACCCAGCCTTtctgcctccccacagcccgGCTGCCGGCTCCCCAGGCCCTGCTGGCTCGACTGCTG GTGGTGGCGGCAGCTCCTTACCCGAGCCGCGAACGCGCAGTCGCTgccttgcagctgctgcaggccctCCACGGCAGGATCCACAGAGGCTTGGGGGCGGCGTGGGCGACCGAgatccccctcctgctgcagtacCTGGAAG GCAGAACTGAGAGCTCCCTGGCCTCTGCAGAGTGGGAGCGCCGTGTGCTTAAG TTTCTGCGAGCGTCGCTGGAGCCCGTGGAGGACAAGGCCTGGACCGTAGGcctgagccaggagctgagccagcggctgggcagctctgctgccggcTCCTGGGAGGAG cttttcctgtacAAGGCTCTTGGGACGGTGCTGGCAGCTTGTCAGGACCTCAGACACGTCCAAGGGCAGGTGCTGAGGTTCCTCCAGGAGACAAACCCTGTGGAGCTGTCTGAGGCCAAG GGAATGATTTCTGTTGTGTCCCACGCTGCCGAGAGCCACTTCCACCTGGTCTTGGGCACGGTGACTATGTTCTCTGCCGCTTTCACCAGAGACTGGTCCCGCCAGGCTTCCACGGGCTGGGAG GTACAGCGGCGGCAGAAGATGGAGCGAACCCGGACCATTCGTGCTGCTCTCATGCGCACCTACAGCGGCATTGCGCTGCATGCCCCCAAGGAGCAGCTGCTCACCTGTGTGGATAAAGAAATCATGGGCAACATCCTGAGGCTCTCCAGAGATAAAGAGAGG GACTTGCAGCTCAAGCTCGCCCTGGTGCAGAGCATCACCGAGGTCAGTTGTGCCATCCAGGCTGTGGGCGACTGCGGCAGCTTTGAGCTCTCCTTAAAGCAGGAGGCGATGCGGACCCTGCTG GACTGGATAAAGAGGGAGCCCTGGGACTCCCTGGTGTATGGAGTGTTTCAGGCCCTGGAGGAGTTGAG CAAGCTGAGGCCGCCtctgagcaggaaggaaaatggcaaCCTGCTGGCAGTGTGCTGCCAGAGTGTTTTGTCCCATCCTTCCGAGGAGCagatgaaaaagggaaggaagagtgtGAGGGCAGCTGTGAACATGGAG cttCTGCACAGGAGAGGCATGGAAGATCTGGGCCACCTCATAGAAACCCTTCTGGAGGCTGAGGCgacctctgcctgcttttgcaAAGTGTTCCAC gtccTGAAGGGCTGGCTCACCTCAGCCAAAGAATGGGAGCGGGAGAGAGCCCTGCGGGTTTGCACCCACGTGCTGGGCGCTTGCAAGGAGCGATGTGAGCTCACG agAGGATGTCCCTACAAGCAGTTCGGCTCCCTGGTGGGACTGCTGGGGTCTCTGACCAGCGACTGCCTGGACACGTGCCACCAGAGGGCATGGGTCTGCCTTGGCTACCTTCTCCAAATGCAAG CCAAGAGCATGAAGGTGCCGCAGGCAGATGAGATCCGGTGCCTTTGTGAGGAGCTGAACAGCCCGGACACCGAGACTTTTGCGGAGACCTGTACCCAAATAACAAAG GCTGTTTGCAGGtgcatccctgcagcacaggctgtggaCTTTCTGACTGCCATCCTGGACAGCTTGCTGCATGTCATGCCCCCACGTGCAAGAGCAGTGAGAAAGTGGGTGTTCATCTTCCTGGTGGAATGCAGAGAGGAGATAGTCCAGGAG GTGCCAAAAATCCTGAACACCCTTTACAGCTACATGCAGCAGAGCACCCACAGGCCCTTCCTGCTCCGTGCAGTGTTTCTCCTCACCCGCTTTCACCAGGAGCCTGTAATCAGCAGTCTCCTCCAGAAGAGTCTGCTCATGGACAG TGACACggtggagctgtggaggagcctggggagaagcatCCTTGGGATTCAGATCCTGAGGTGCTTAGTGGAGAAattaaacagagcaggaaacGACCGCCTGGGGACGGACTCCTCCCCTtgtgagcagcacagctgtcagACTCCTCTGGAGACTCTGACG gCGGGGGAACCAGGCTGGTGGGAAAAGGCCTTCCCTGAACAGGTGGTTCTTGGtcatgtttctctgcagatcaCCCGTGCCATCTCCGAGGTGGTGTTTGCCCTGAGGAGCACGGAGGAGCTCAGGCGACTgcttccccacctccttcccagcctgctcaGGTGGGCCAGTGAAAtgctgggtggggagaggcagctttTGCTCATGACCAGCTGGAAACAACTGCATGTGGAGAAGCCGTGCAG gattttcctttcagctatAAAGTTGGTGCTGGGCAAATGCATGGCGCAGAAATGGACGCAGCTGCTCGAGATTTGGGGAGTGTGGGCTCGCCTGGAAGTCCCCGTGGCTCACCCTGAGGGGGTGCGTCTCCTGACCAG TGTCCTGCTCAACGCTGGAGTCGTCTCCCCCTGTCTGGTGAAGAACCTCTTGCCGTGGCTGAATTCCTGCTCAGTTCAACTGCGGATGACAGCTacagctttctttgctgag ATCTCTCGGGACCGCAGGACGACAGGGACCTCCGAGCGAGGCAGGCACTAG